From a single Larimichthys crocea isolate SSNF chromosome XIII, L_crocea_2.0, whole genome shotgun sequence genomic region:
- the setd2 gene encoding histone-lysine N-methyltransferase SETD2 isoform X2: MDTLLKSEIREEGSGASVKVEGLSKAALIKSLSPRVMLSNHLLTRGAKMKVNLEDQGRQKVSFSLAQTKKPLQSPFFIPASPEKSLTEPHPALSQSTSDKAGQNTDSKTEQKLTPMVPISTAETHSQTSVSPATKLKTDMAKMHFKKQILSVSVTEDKPTSVVPGEPHSSELQILPKSESKSATEFPTPLPQSVVSVSPSENAHIEASETRVTPTHKKPAASSGKDGESSSSAEQDSKEYRNKSRSHSESAPPGSESDGDSVQLSSSRKSVDSKSKTNSDSRIKEVKKSSSGSHAEEKEKSSSKRSENHERSSSYSKTDRDSRHTSSRSSRSDKDRRRTRSRSRSRSRGSRTSSSHSRTERSRGDRGSRSERSYYHDSERRSHRSSPRRERRRSRSRTDRTRDSSDSEDDHRKTRTRTSDSSRSSAHSSSHKELKSSSYSKSEKSSKSADSPHSSELDRRTQSSKSERTSKQLSDSDSQRKCSPDPDSSYRKSSSHHKSETSSKSSSSSMHTHSQTYEKRQKSSSSDSDADHKGKSQASDRSCGSEENFKNSQKKTNRSDSRQMTPSRSSVKTSGHDRQSNDIFHSPGKAPPYANTTELCSPSEKEKSGGNAHSNQDFKEMVSCTAKSLQESSSNRKETKSGHEVENENASALPSSESLKHVNAALENLTNVKDSLSSNNRTHVNLNAAVLNSCSSNDTIMCIPDKKIIHCSPGQRSLLDTADVPVTHDVQQNTKPEIVELNIVSTIDKQVDTSVPLRSDSSCLESENQLTLEQQNTDTVKKSSSTTKKSRWDIVGQDAAESDNSQRTLCAETKLTVKKVISVKKIEFSKENSQQDSDIKDTLQQEAETHSTLVKQIEISKQEVGSDSTPMTDKYKDQSEPSHESTSIDHCDLKLSVSQKTNTGDPLHINDRTSQVDMAADMQSWNGDDHEEKSKGSDTHKSKLSKRTALNPEALGGQSEASDSDNSEYDSDCGEAIKRLHSVVVVPKNSSLTMDTQNSGASPCAPVKSSELQNANIAAAFVETSGPCAGVYDSSNSSMLCQSQSNMIDSTSHSEGSSSIRAQPYMPGLVNAHASATDPAHSLDNSRQCEQGHKQHNVSSRGDSMYSHYQPNDFSSADNISDKNGFNLSWDFSQLEQPSSTYQQPDSSHGPQLPNTKLTGTSPKVQEHMQINASWNHQSSTMQTNRNTYLHVHEHYQDPAGEIHPDSLTNDHDDYSGDKPFNLKTAVDCRGLNTAGSSSFVQGHEISSNSRGSTVPDPPRDDSFRPHRGRGPPKKRRPEIESDSDNEAEAGPAGKRERLGETDISKESHVKAEVQRPSLALRDFQDANKWKELSKSKKMPPYFDLIEENLYLTERKKSKSHRDIKRMQCECPVLPREERSRGVLACGEDCLNRLLMIECSSRCLNGVYCSNRRFQMKQHADFDVILTEDKGWGLRAAKDLSSNTFVLEYCGEVLDHKEFKTRVKEYARNKNIHYYFMSLKNNEIIDATLKGNCSRFMNHSCEPNCETQKWTVNGQLRVGFFTTKAVTAGTELTFDYQFQRYGKEAQKCFCGAPSCRGFLGGENRVSVRAAGGKMKKDRSRKSALTTVDEELEALLENGEGLYDEKQVVCLCRLMVRVETMEQKLICLKLIQDTQNPSCLKQFLDHHGLSLLWIFMVELSEAKGNSANNIKLQLEIMKTLAVLPISTKNMLEESRVLTFIQRWAQTKTLPQPAEMDGYSSENTSRAQTPLNTPDGSSTKLGPELDGDTSKPAVYRRLKIISENSLDSALSDASKASDGKEEEEEDDDEEEDESSNAGLPDGKQLKAEPVGEAANPTKETMDESLKEEKQEETETNSQTEEEVKEKIELDLEPEIEMKEEASEAQTVELEGPKEPSEEQETMEEQPSQAVTEKAEVEEDQPTVEVLEPESQPIQKDVADLPTEQPSENMEAQVETQEAEKPPSGSEEQASESNADAAPSSEPPEASMSSDVIVTPVDPSVIGTPSQDEEEGVSDVESERSQEPQLSALDISGMAARLLESWKDLKEVYRIPKKSQVEKEGNDRSRDRDTALTPRTPSGSRERERDREKERERDRDRDYDRDRDRDWDRERDRDRDRDRDRDRDRDRDRDRDRVSDKTPRSTERRRRRSTSPPSSYERSSRRTEERFDLSNNNKTPRGGGAKERNKLSTEERRKLFEQEVAQREAQKQQQLQQQQQQQLQTMAYDPALAYASSPGFITYPPGYPIQTFVDPSNPNAGKVLLPTPSVEPTLTYEQTPPQRLISDMGLTSPSSTSQATPVSNLSQHITTTNLATGNPPQYAQPTVATQDTGVAVLSVPAQTAPQVQSQQSYTTLWDPTTQQAVTVQTQPAQQYAAAPAQAQTQTAIYYQGQPCQAIYSIPTAYPQANTPVIQTYTEPTASYLHGQPVYPGHQQGVVVQQGGTVTTIVTSQTVQQEMIVPNNVIDLPPPSPPKPKTIVLPPNWKVARDPEGKIYYYHIVTRQTQWDPPTWEGSSDNTSVDHESEMDLGTPTYDENPSKFSTKTAEADTSSELAKKSKETFRKEMSQFIVQCLNPYRKPDCKLGRISNTEDFKHLARKLTHGVMNKELKACTNPEDLECNENVKHKTKEYIKKYMQRFGSVYRPKEDTEVY, translated from the exons ATGGACACTCTTCTCAAGTCAGAAATCAG agaggaggggagtggtGCCTCG GTGAAGGTAGAGGGCCTATCCAAGGCAGCTCTAATCAAAAGTCTGTCTCCCAGAGTCATGCTATCCAACCATCTCCTAACTAGAGGGGCCAAGATGAAGGTCAACCTAGAGGATCAGGGTCGTCAGAAAGTGTCCTTCAGCCTTGCACAGACCAAGAAGCCACTGCAGAGCCCTTTCTTCATCCCTGCCAGCCCCGAGAAGTCACTCACTGAACCTCACCCTGCCTTGTCACAGTCAACCTCAGACAAAGCAGGGCAAAATACGGACAGTAAAACTGAGCAAAAGCTGACACCAATGGTGCCAATATcaacagcagagacacattCTCAAACATCAGTCTCCCCAGCCACTAAACTGAAAACGGACATGGCAAAGATGCATTTCAAGAAGCAAAttctcagtgtctctgtgactgAAGACAAACCAACATCTGTTGTGCCAGGGGAACCACACTCCTCTGAACTGCAGATTCTGCCGAAATCAGAAAGTAAGAGTGCAACTGAATTCCCAACACCCCTGCCTCAGAGCGTCGTCAGTGTCAGTCCCTCTGAGAATGCTCATATCGAAGCCTCTGAGACAAGGGTAACTCCTACCCACAAGAAGCCGGCTGCTTCCtcaggaaaagatggagagagttcCAGCAGTGCTGAGCAGGACAGTAAGgaatacagaaataaaagcaggTCCCACTCTGAAAGTGCTCCCCCTGGCTCAGAATCTGATGGAGATTCAGTACAGTTGTCTTCCAGTCGAAAATCAGTTGACTccaaaagtaaaacaaactcTGACAGCAGAATCAAAGAGGTAAAAAAGTCTTCCTCTGGTTCACATGcggaggaaaaggaaaaaagttcCTCTAAACGGTCAGAGAATCATGAAAGGTCTTCTAGTTACTCCAAAACAGACCGCGATTCTCGACATACATCTTCACGCTCATCTCGATCAGACAAAGATCGCAGAAGGACCAGGTCTAGATCACGATCTAGATCAAGAGGGTCTCGAACAAGTTCATCTCACTCCAGAACAGAGAGATCCCGAGGTGACAGAGGTTCACGTTCTGAAAGGTCATACTATCACGATTCTGAACGGAGATCACACAGGAGTTCTCCACGCAGAGAGAGAAGACGTTCTCGTTCTCGCACTGATAGAACTCGGGACAGTTCTGACTCAGAGGATGATCACAGGAAGACAAGGACAAGGACAAGTGACTCCAGTAGATCGTCTGCACATTCAAGCTCACATAAAGAGTTAAAATCATCTTCCTACTCAAAATCTGAGAAATCCTCCAAATCTGCAGAttctcctcactcctcagaATTGGATAGAAGGACACAATCGTCAAAGTCTGAAAGGACGTCAAAGCAACTGTCAGACTCTGATTCCCAGCGCAAGTGCTCTCCTGATCCGGACTCCAGTTACCGTAAATCTAGCTCCCACCACAAATCAGAGACCAGCAGCAAATCCTCTTCTTCCAGTATGCATACCCACTCTCAGACATATGAAAAACGGCAGAAAAGCAGCTCTAGTGACTCTGACGCAGATCATAAAGGAAAATCACAGGCTTCTGATAGAAGCTGTGGATCGGAGGAGAACTTTAAAAACTCCCAAAAGAAAACCAATAGGTCAGATTCGAGGCAGATGACCCCTTCTCGATCCTCTGTGAAAACGAGCGGACATGATAGACAATCAAATGACATATTTCACAGCCCTGGCAAAGCACCACCATATGCAAACACCACAGAATTATGTTCTccgagtgaaaaagaaaaatctggtGGAAATGCACATAGTAATCAGGATTTTAAGGAGATGGTCTCATGCACCGCTAAGAGTTTGCAAGAATCTTCATcaaatagaaaagaaacaaaatcaggTCATGAGGTTGAGAATGAAAATGCCTCAGCTTTACCCTCAAGTGAAAGCCTAAAGCATGTAAATGCCGCCCTGGAAAACTTGACAAACGTGAAGGATAGCCTTTCTTCTAATAACCGAACACATGTGAACTTAAATGCAGCTGTTTTAAATTCATGCAGTAGTAATGATACAATAATGTGCATCCCGGACAAGAAAATTATTCACTGTTCACCAGGGCAAAGGTCCTTACTTGATACAGCAGATGTACCTGTCACACATGATGTCCAGCAGAACACTAAACCAGAGATTGTTGAGCTGAATATAGTTTCAACAATCGACAAGCAGGTTGACACAAGTGTGCCACTCAGATCTGACTCATCTTGTCTTGAATCTGAGAATCAGCTGACACTTGAACAACAAAATACTGATACTGTTAAAAAGAGTAGCAGTACAACCAAAAAGTCCAGATGGGATATTGTTGGGCAGGACGCCGCAGAGAGTGATAATTCACAGAGGACACTATGTGCAGAGACTAAGCTGACTGTTAAAAAAGTGATCTCTGtgaaaaaaattgaattttctAAAGAAAACAGCCAACAAGACTCTGACATTAAAGATACTCTTCAGCAAGAAGCTGAAACACATTCCACACTGGTGAAGCAGATTGAGATCTCAAAGCAGGAAGTCGGCTCAGATAGCACACCCATGACCGATAAATACAAAGACCAAAGTGAGCCTTCACATGAAAGCACCAGCATTGACCACTGTGACTTAAAACTAAGTGtttctcaaaaaacaaacacaggtgaCCCTCTGCACATAAACGATCGCACATCACAGGTTGACATGGCTGCAGACATGCAGAGTTGGAATGGTGACGATCACGAAGAGAAATCCAAGGGCAGCGACACTCACAAGAGCAAATTGAGTAAGAGAACAGCACTAAATCCAGAAGCATTAGGAGGGCAGAGCGAGGCCAGTGATAGTGACAACTCAGAGTATGACTCTGATTGCGGCGAGGCTATAAAACGATTGCActctgtggtggtggtgccAAAGAATTCTTCCCTAACAATGGATACACAGAACTCAGGAGCGTCCCCGTGTGCTCCAGTGAAAAGTTCAGAACTGCAGAATGCTAATATAGCAGCTGCTTTTGTGGAAACCAGTGGACCATGTGCTGGCGTATATGATTCATCTAATAGCAGCATGTTATGCCAGTCCCAGAGTAATATGATTGATAGCACCAGTCACTCAGAGGGTTCCAGCTCCATCCGTGCCCAGCCTTACATGCCTGGTCTTGTCAATGCCCATGCAAGTGCCACAGATCCTGCCCACAGCCTTGATAATTCCAGACAGTGTGAGCAAGGGCACAAACAGCATAATGTAAGCAGCAGAGGTGACAGTATGTACTCTCATTACCAACCCAATGATTTCTCCAGTGCTGACAACATCAGTGACAAGAATGGATTCAACCTCAGTTGGGATTTTTCGCAACTAGAACAGCCCAGTAGTACTTACCAGCAGCCTGATAGCAGTCATGGGCCACAGTTACCGAACACTAAACTGACAGGAACCTCTCCCAAGGTGCAGGAGCACATGCAGATTAATGCATCCTGGAACCACCAATCCTCTACCATGCAGACTAACCGAAATACCTACCTCCATGTGCATGAACATTATCAGGATCCTGCAGGTGAAATCCATCCAGACTCCCTAACCAATGACCACGATGACTACAGTGGAGATAAACCATTTAATCTTAAAACTGCTGTTGATTGCCGTGGACTCAACACTGCTGGGTCATCAAGCTTTGTACAAGGGCATGAAATAAGCAGCAACAGCAGGGGCTCCACTGTGCCTGACCCCCCTAGAGATGACAGTTTTAGGCCCCACAGAGGCCGGGGTCCTCCCAAGAAAAGGCGTCCAGAGATCGAGTCTGATTCAGACAATGAGGCAGAAGCTGGGCCTGCAGGCAAGAGGGAGCGTCTAGGAGAAACTGACATCTCCAAGGAGAGTCATGTCAAAGCCGAGGTACAACGTCCATCGCTCGCTCTGCGAGACTTTCAGGATGCCAATAAATGGAAAGAGTTGTCCAAGTCTAAGAAGATGCCCCCTTACTTTGACTTGATTGAGGAGAACCTGTACCTGACAGAGAG aaagaAGAGCAAATCTCATCGAGATATAAAAAGAATGCAATGTGAGTGTCCAGTGCTGCCCAGAGAGGAGCGTTCAAGGGGAGTGTTAGCATGCGGCGAAGACTGTTTAAACCGGTTGCTGATGATTGAGTG ctCCTCACGGTGCCTGAATGGGGTCTACTGCTCTAATCGACGCTTTCAGATGAAGCAACATGCAGACTTCGATGTTATCCTTACAGAAGACAAGGGCTGGGGACTACGGGCAGCTAAAGACTTGTCTTC aaacacatttgtgcTGGAATACTGCGGTGAGGTATTGGACCACAAGGAGTTCAAAACAAGGGTGAAAGAATATGCTCGCAATAAGAACATCCACTACTACTTCATGTCTTTAAAGAATAATGAG ATCATTGATGCAACGCTGAAGGGTAATTGCTCTCGGTTTATGAACCATAGCTGTGAGCCCAACTGTGAAACTCAAAAG TGGACTGTCAATGGCCAGCTCAGAGTTGGGTTCTTCACCACCAAGGCTGTCACTGCAGGAACTGAACTGACATTTGATTACCAGTTCCAGAGATACGG caaaGAAGCACAGAAATGCTTTTGTGGAGCACCCAGCTGCAGAGGCTTCCTGGGTGGAGAGAACAGAGTTAGTGTTCGGGCAGCTGGagggaagatgaagaaagaccgCAGTCGAAAGAGCGCTCTCACCACG GTTGATGAAGAGCTTGAGGCGTTACTGGAGAATGGAGAAGGCCTGTATGATGAGAAACAGGTggtgtgtctctgcagactAATGGTTCGAGTGGAAACCATGGAGCAGAAACTCATCTGCCTCAAGCTCATACAA GATACCCAAAATCCATCATGCCTGAAGCAGTTTCTGGACCATCACGGATTGTCTTTGCTGTGGATCTTCATGGTGGAGCTTTCTGAAGCTAAAGGCAACAGTGCTAATAACATCAAACTGCAGTTAGAG ATTATGAAGACCTTGGCTGTGCTGCCGATCTCTACAAAGAACATGTTGGAGGAGAGCAGAGTCCTGACCTTCATTCAGCGATGGGCCCAGACAAAAACTCTCCCTCAGCCTGCTGAGATGGATGGCTACTCCAGTGAAAACACCTCCCGTGCTCAAACACCCCTCAACACTCCTGATGGTTCCTCCACCAAACTGGGACCAGAATTAGATGGCGACACTTCCAAACCTGCTGTATACCGCCGCCTTAAAATCATCAGTGAAAACAGTCTGGACAGCGCACTCTCTGACGCCAGCAAAGCATCTGAtgggaaggaggaagaggaggaggacgatgatgaggaagaagatgaaTCCTCCAATGCAGGACTTCCTGATGGCAAACAGCTGAAGGCAGAACCAGTGGGTGAAGCTGCAAATCCAACGAAAGAAACAATGGACGAGTCATtgaaagaggagaaacaggaagagactgagacaaactcacaaactgaggaggaggtaaaagaaaaaattgAGTTGGATTTGGAGCCAGAAATTGAGATGAAAGAGGAAGCGAGTGAGGCTCAGACAGTTGAACTTGAGGGGCCAAAAGAGCCAAGTGAAGAACAGGAGACTATGGAGGAGCAGCCCAGTCAGGCAGTGACAGAAAAGGCTGAAGTTGAAGAGGACCAGCCCACCGTTGAAGTTCTCGAGCCAGAGAGTCAGCCCATCCAAAAGGATGTGGCTGATCTTCCAACTGAGCAGCCGTCAGAGAATATGGAAGCTCAGGTAGAGACACAAGAGGCAGAGAAACCTCCTTCTGGTAGTGAGGAGCAAGCTAGTGAATCTAACGCTGATGCCGCACCGAGCTCTGAGCCCCCAGAGGCTAGTATGTCCTCTGATGTCATAGTCACACCTGTGGACCCATCAGTGATAGGAACTCCTTctcaggatgaagaagaaggtgTCTCAGATGTGGAGAGTGAGAGGAGTCAGGAACCACAACTCAGCGCTTTGGATATTAGTGGCATGGCCGCCAGGCTTCTGGAGAGCTGGAAGGATCTAAAG GAGGTGTACAGGATACCCAAAAAGAGTCAGGTGGAAAAAGAGGGAAATG ATCGCAGCCGAGATCGAGACACAGCTCTGACGCCACGCACCCCTTCCGGTAGCCGAGAACGTGAAAGGGAccgagagaaggagagggaacGCGACAGAGACCGAGAttatgacagagacagagatcgAGACTGGGACAGGGAGAGGGATAGGGACCGAGACCGAGaccgagacagagacagagatcgAGATCGCGACCGGGACCGCGATCGAGTCTCTGACAAAACTCCAcgcagcacagagagaagaaggagacgCTCCACTTCACCTCCATCATCCTACGAGAGGAGCAGCCGGCGAACCGAGGAACG GTTTGACCTatctaacaacaacaaaacaccacGAGGAGGTGGTGCCAAGGAGCGCAACAAGCTGTCCACGGAGGAGCGCAGAAAGCTGTTTGAGCAGGAGGTCGCTCAACGGGAAGcccagaaacaacaacagcttcaacagcagcagcagcagcagcttcaaacTATGGCTTATGACCCTGCTCTGGCCTATGCCTCCAGCCCTGGCTTCATCACATACCCTCCAGGATATCCCATCCAGACCTTTGTTGATCCCTCCAACCCGAACGCAGGAAAAGTACTGCTACCTACCCCTTCAGTTGAGCCCACTCTAACTTATGAACAGACACCTCCTCAGCGTCTTATTTCAGATATGGGACTGACCTCTCCATCCTCCACTTCTCAGGCCACTCCAGTCTCAAATCTCTCTCAgcacatcaccaccaccaatCTCGCCACTGGCAACCCTCCGCAGTATGCACAGCCAACTGTAGCAACCCAGGACACAGGCGTAGCTGTCCTCTCTGTACCAGCCCAAACGGCCCCTCAGGTACAGAGCCAGCAGAGCTACACCACCCTCTGGGATCCCACTACGCAGCAGGCAGTGACTGTACAGACACAACCTGCACAGCAGTATGCCGCAGCCCCAGCACAGGCTCAGACACAGACGGCCATTTATTACCAGGGCCAGCCATGCCAAGCCATCTACAGCATCCCCACCGCCTACCCTCAGGCCAACACTCCTGTAATACAG aCGTACACTGAACCCACAGCCAGCTACCTGCATGGTCAGCCTGTGTATCCTGGTCATCAGCAGGGGGTGGTGGTGCAGCAGGGAGGCACAGTCACCACCATTGTCACATCTCAAACTGTCCAACAG GAAATGATTGTACCCAACAATGTGATAGAcctgcctcctccctctccccccaaGCCCAAAACTATCGTCCTACCTCCCAACTGGAAAGTGGCTCGGGACCCTGAAGGCAAGATCTACTACTACCATATCGTCACAAG GCAAACACAGTGGGACCCTCCAACCTGGGAAGGAAGTAGTGACAACACTAGTGTGGACCATGAATCGGAGATGGACCTGGGAACACCCACCTATGACGAGAATCCTTCCAAG TTCTCCACAAAGACAGCTGAAGCAGACACTTCCAGTGAACTGGCTAAAAAGAGTAAAGAGACATTTCGCAAAGAG ATGTCCCAGTTCATAGTGCAATGTCTAAATCCTTACCGGAAGCCAGACTGCAAACTTGGGCGCATCAGCAACACAGAAGACTTCAAACACCTGGCCAGAAAG CTAACTCATGGAGTTATGAATAAGGAGTTGAAAGCTTGCACCAATCCTGAGGACCTTGAGTGTAACGAGAATGTGAAGCACAAGACCAAGGAGTACATCAAGAAGTACATGCAGAGATTCGGCTCCGTGTACAGGCCCAAGGAGGACACAGAGGTGTATTAG